In Mytilus edulis chromosome 4, xbMytEdul2.2, whole genome shotgun sequence, the following proteins share a genomic window:
- the LOC139519949 gene encoding uncharacterized protein KIAA1958-like, with amino-acid sequence MIHTMENMADDVSTRQAQNRFGDASEDDVYHLLTNINSKNTAKSTKFAVKLLRDYCLAKELDVEFENLPVSELCTLLKGFYINLRRHNGELYTRSSFLVVRQSLNRFLRNPPVSKSFDIMADSTFNNANDAFKAMCKKMRQEGKGKIQHKPSIQKGDIVKLYNHPRVFNPNIPTGLLNKVFFEVMLYFCRRGQENLRDLKVSDFDILTDDSGKRYVSKVTSELTKNHQGAQTEEFEPEGGRMYETKTAMCPLASFVRYLEKRNPNCSALLQRPKDEFDENGNSWFQNKPLGKNTLGDMMTSISKAASLSKVYSNHCIRATCITLLNEAGFEGRHIITISGHRSEESIKSYCRDTTNKQKREMSKFVSEFTTVTETQSENLTVEFDNSVTEDELVLSASQTDEIIDEIVQGEVELQPLTDITNIPNTNQQVKIDSKVAPHSTGSGFMFHDCNVTINMVQP; translated from the coding sequence ATGATACACACGATGGAAAACATGGCAGACGACGTTTCAACAAGACAAGCTCAAAATCGCTTTGGAGATGCATCTGAAGATGACGTTTATCATCTTTTAACCAACATTAATTCTAAGAATACTGCAAAGTCAACAAAATTTGCAGTGAAATTGTTACGGGATTATTGTTTGGCAAAGGAACTTGatgttgaatttgaaaatttGCCGGTGTCAGAATTGTGTACACTCTTGAAAGGATTTTATATCAACTTGCGGCGCCATAACGGAGAACTCTATACTCGTAGCAGTTTCTTAGTGGTTCGTCAGAGCTTGAATAGGTTTCTCAGAAATCCACCAGTTAGTAAATCTTTTGATATCATGGCAGATTCTACTTTCAATAATGCCAACGATGCATTCAAAGCCATGTGTAAAAAAATGAGACAAGAAGGAAAGGGAAAGATTCAACATAAACCAAGTATTCAGAAAGGTGATATAGTCAAACTTTACAATCATCCTCGTGTATTTAATCCTAACATACCTACTGGACTGCTTAACAAGGTGTTCTTTGAAGTCATGCTGTATTTTTGTCGTAGGGGACAAGAAAACTTGAGAGACCTGAAAGTGTccgattttgacattttaaccgaTGATTCTGGTAAGCGCTATGTTAGTAAAGTTACATCAGAGTTAACAAAAAATCATCAGGGTGCCCAAACTGAGGAATTTGAACCCGAAGGGGGTAGAATGTATGAAACAAAAACTGCAATGTGCCCACTGGCATCTTTTGTTAGATATTTAGAGAAAAGAAACCCAAATTGTTCTGCGCTATTGCAAAGACCTAAGGATGAATTTGATGAGAATGGTAATAGTTGGTTTCAAAACAAGCCATTGGGTAAAAACACACTTGGTGATATGATGACTTCTATTTCTAAAGCTGCCAGTTTGTCCAAAGTCTATAGTAACCATTGTATTCGTGCAACTTGCATTACGCTTTTGAATGAAGCAGGATTTGAAGGACGCCACATTATCACTATATCTGGCCACCGTAGTGAGGAAAGTATCAAATCTTATTGCCGTGACACAACAAACAAACAGAAACGAGAAATGTCTAAATTTGTGTCTGAATTTACCACCGTTACTGAAACTCAAAGTGAAAATCTTACTGTAGAATTCGACAACAGTGTAACGGAGGATGAATTGGTTCTCTCCGCTTCACAAACTGATGAAATTATTGATGAAATAGTGCAGGGAGAAGTGGAGCTTCAACCGTTAACGGATATCACAAATATTCCAAACACAAATCAACAGGTGAAAATTGACTCTAAAGTTGCTCCTCATTCAACAGGATCTGGTTTCATGTTTCACGACTGCAATGTTACCATTAATATGGTTCAGCCATAA